The nucleotide sequence AGAATCATAAAACCCCAGACAGCAAATGAGTAAAACAGCGTCTTTATCAAAACTACTTTGTCTGTTGATAGCTCCATTAATGTTTCTCTGAATTCAAATATTGACTTTTTAAGCTTCTCCTCAAGCTTCTCTTCTATGTTCTCAAACTTCTTGGGGAAAACTCTTTTTAAAATGCCTATGATCCACTTAAGGAACTTCATAGCAAGCTTCTCATTGAAGGACAGAAGAATTGAAACAGTTAGAATTATCATTAGTGAAACTGTCGAGATTGAAAGAACTAAAAGCAAAATGTGTATCTTCAAGCTTAAGGCATATTTAAAAGCTATAAACGTAAACACCATGACTGGAATGACATCAAGAATTCTGTCTGCCATTATAGTTGCAAAAACTTGCCCATAACCACTTTTAGATTTAGCTTTTTTGCTAATAACAACCATTCTTGCAGGTTCCCCACCAGCTCTCGCTCCAGGGGTTATGTTGTTGAAAAACACACCAATAAAAGTGGCTATAAGTATCTGACCAAATCCAATTTCAACGCCCGCTTTCTTGAGAAATACCCTCCATCTCAAAGCCCATGCCAGAGTAGCCAAGAGTTGCATCACCAAAGCTAGGAGAAGATAGTTAATATCAGCACCCCTCACTAACCTTATAGTTTCATCTATCCCTGCCCACCAGATGAGAGCAAATATCAGCAGAATTCCAAGAACTATCATTGGAATCCTTTTTTTCTTCATTCTCTCACCTTCCTCAGCTTTGCTATGAAAAACCCTTGCGTCAAATGTTTGTGAGGATAAAAGCGCTGTACCTCCTTGATACCTATTCCTGGAGAGCCTATAAAGATTGATTGCTTTTCAAGCTTCAATCCCTTTTTGAGCATATATTTAACGTTCCCCTCGTTCTCCTCATAGCTAAGAGTGCATGTTGAATATACTAAAATCCCATTTTTCCTTAAGCTCTTTATTGCAGCATTTATAAAGTGCCTCTGATAGCGAGCTGTTGCCATTATATCTTTTGGCGTTCTAGTTTCCCAGAGCTTGGGTCTAACCCCTAAAGCTGTGCACGGAGCATCTAGCAAAATCTTGTCAGCTTTTAAGCCAAGCTCCGGCAAATTCCTCGAGTCCATGTGAACTAATTTAACATTCTTAACCCCCAACCGCTTTAAGGTTTCCTCCATTTTCTTAAGCCTATTTTTGGATTTATCAATTGCAATGATTTCTCCCCTGTTCTGCATAAGCTGAGATAAATGAGTGGTTTTACCGCCCGGAGCAGCTGCCATGTCGATGATTAAATCATCTTCATTAGGTTCAAGAATCCTAGCTGTTATCATGGATGGCAAGCTTTGAGGATAGAAATAACCTTTCTCAAAGCTTTTAAGCTCACTCAAGCTTGGAAGCTTGAACTTGGGCAAAGTTACTTCAACAGCAACCCCTCTGGTAGCTTTTATCATCTCCTTTGCGTTCATCTTTGCTATCCCAATTCCAACCAAAAGGCCCTTTGGATCTCTTATCTGGACTTCGTCACCTTCTTTAATACTCTTATCTGCTTTGAGAACGCCAGGAGCATAGAGCATAGCACCTTGATACACACTTTCAGAGGCATACTTGTTTGCAACAACAATTGGGAGATTTGGGTTGTAATCATCAGAAAAATTTGGACCTTCTCTCTCAAAATAAATGGCCTCTTCAAGATAAGGACTTCTCTTGGGTTTAAGTCCATCCCTCCGAAGTTCTTCAATCAATTTATCTCTGCTGATCTTAAGCGTATTAACCCTTATGTAATATTTTTCAACGGGTTCTCTGAGCTTCTGCATTATTATCTCAGCTTCTTCTCCAAAGAGCTTTCTGTAATACTCTTGGAGTTCTTCTGGAAATGCCTCAAGATACATGATATCACCTTAAAGATCAAAGAGACGGTATTTTTTGACAAGCTCAATAAAATCAAAGAGATACCTTTCTAGTTCTTTAACGGTCAGCTCACCAACTTCGAAGTTTATAAGCTCTTCTTCACTCCCTTTTATTTCCTCAAACACTCTATCTGGCTCTTTCGGATGTTGATAGTTGTAAAAATCTTCAAGGAAATTCTCGCTTCCATAGATGTAGGATTTTTTGAATTTTTGGATAAATTCTTCCACAAACTCCTCGGTTATCTTCTCTTTAAGAATGCCAAACACAAAGTAAAATCCCTGCAGAGTGGCCCCAACTTCCCCTCCAGGCTTTATCTCAAATGCGGGATGAGGATATAGCATCTCTCTCCATTCCCCATCGAGGTAAATGTAAGCGTTGAAAACTTCCTCAACCGGCTCAACTTTAAACCCGAGAGGCTTGAGCTTTCTCGCAAGCTCTTCATTAATTCTGAGAGTCTCACCCCAGATAAAGTTGAGTAAGTTGTGAACATCAAGTAAATTCATAACCTCCACCCCCCCAGAAAAGAAAAAGGTAAAAGAAATTTAAAGTTTAGCTTTTAAGTTTAAGCATTGAATTGAGTTGATCAATGATATCTGTCTTAATTTTCTCATGGACATCTGCTACTTTAATCTTAAGCTCTTTGTTAAGTATGTTAGCTTTCAAGTACATCGTAATTCCCAAATCACTCTCCTCTCCACGTTTTATATGCTCAGCCCAAACCTTTGGCAGAACTGCAGTGTCAATGAGAGTTTTAACTTTTACAATTCCATAGCCATTTGCTGGAATTACTGTATTCTCAATGAGTTCTCCAGAGGCAACTTGATTTTCATTTATGTTAATATTAAACTGTATTCCAGACACTGGAATTGGGAAATTGTTTGGATTGTATAGCTTGACATCACTATATACTGTAATGTAATCATCGGTTATTGGTCCCCATCTTGAGGAAATCCCCTCAATTGCAGGCGTTTTAACTAAATCTCCACTACTCTCTGTTTTTATGTTAAAATAAGACAAAATATTTGTCTCAACTTCTTGAGTAAACTCTCTCTTGAACACTCGTATTCCAAAGATTGATGCTTGAACACTTATCTTTGCATAGCTTTTCTCTCCATTCTTTATGTGATTTTTCAAAGCTTCAATTGCTTTGTAGTTGTCAAGAACTAAAACACCATCGACTCTATCCTGCATAAAGCCAAGCTTCATGTTTTCAATTCTTCCAATTTTAACTCCAGCCCACTCAATTGTCACGTCATTAACACTAACTGAAATTGGGAGACTTCCGCCCAAATAAATGTGCAACCATATCTCAGTTGTTTTGTCGTCAATATGACCCCATTCAGCAGTTATTTTTGGTTTTAAGTTCATGGCAGCATACCCTAAATATCCAAGCCACACTATCAAAATAAGTAATAC is from Thermococcus paralvinellae and encodes:
- a CDS encoding flippase-like domain-containing protein — protein: MKKKRIPMIVLGILLIFALIWWAGIDETIRLVRGADINYLLLALVMQLLATLAWALRWRVFLKKAGVEIGFGQILIATFIGVFFNNITPGARAGGEPARMVVISKKAKSKSGYGQVFATIMADRILDVIPVMVFTFIAFKYALSLKIHILLLVLSISTVSLMIILTVSILLSFNEKLAMKFLKWIIGILKRVFPKKFENIEEKLEEKLKKSIFEFRETLMELSTDKVVLIKTLFYSFAVWGFMILRTYFVFESIGYPLELYKILMVQMAGIALGMISILPGGIGITETVNSALYLSLSINKSLAVTATVIDRFISFWLPSIAGGALSIYLGVKSGGTKEKS
- a CDS encoding RsmB/NOP family class I SAM-dependent RNA methyltransferase — translated: MYLEAFPEELQEYYRKLFGEEAEIIMQKLREPVEKYYIRVNTLKISRDKLIEELRRDGLKPKRSPYLEEAIYFEREGPNFSDDYNPNLPIVVANKYASESVYQGAMLYAPGVLKADKSIKEGDEVQIRDPKGLLVGIGIAKMNAKEMIKATRGVAVEVTLPKFKLPSLSELKSFEKGYFYPQSLPSMITARILEPNEDDLIIDMAAAPGGKTTHLSQLMQNRGEIIAIDKSKNRLKKMEETLKRLGVKNVKLVHMDSRNLPELGLKADKILLDAPCTALGVRPKLWETRTPKDIMATARYQRHFINAAIKSLRKNGILVYSTCTLSYEENEGNVKYMLKKGLKLEKQSIFIGSPGIGIKEVQRFYPHKHLTQGFFIAKLRKVRE
- a CDS encoding DUF3201 domain-containing protein, which encodes MNLLDVHNLLNFIWGETLRINEELARKLKPLGFKVEPVEEVFNAYIYLDGEWREMLYPHPAFEIKPGGEVGATLQGFYFVFGILKEKITEEFVEEFIQKFKKSYIYGSENFLEDFYNYQHPKEPDRVFEEIKGSEEELINFEVGELTVKELERYLFDFIELVKKYRLFDL
- a CDS encoding LEA type 2 family protein, coding for MRIVKIVLAVLLILIVWLGYLGYAAMNLKPKITAEWGHIDDKTTEIWLHIYLGGSLPISVSVNDVTIEWAGVKIGRIENMKLGFMQDRVDGVLVLDNYKAIEALKNHIKNGEKSYAKISVQASIFGIRVFKREFTQEVETNILSYFNIKTESSGDLVKTPAIEGISSRWGPITDDYITVYSDVKLYNPNNFPIPVSGIQFNININENQVASGELIENTVIPANGYGIVKVKTLIDTAVLPKVWAEHIKRGEESDLGITMYLKANILNKELKIKVADVHEKIKTDIIDQLNSMLKLKS